From the genome of Leptodactylus fuscus isolate aLepFus1 chromosome 1, aLepFus1.hap2, whole genome shotgun sequence, one region includes:
- the LOC142196850 gene encoding gastrula zinc finger protein XlCGF66.1-like, giving the protein MERDRNKMAESLLNLTLEIIYQLTGEDYTVVKKTSSGRCQAPVYDGYGGTLSPFPGPPPHPLIQEEINGQKILELTNKMLELLTGEVPIRCQDVAVYFSMEEWEYLEGHKDLYKEVMMEDHRPLTSASNRHDYIHMDFHYL; this is encoded by the exons atggaaagagacaggaacaagatggcggaaagtctattaaatctcaccctagagatcatctaccagcttactggagag gattacacagtagtgaagaagacctctagtgggcgctgtcaggctcctgtgtatgatggatatggaggaaccctgagcccattcccggggcctccacctcaccccctgatacaggaggagatcaatggacagaagatcctagaactcaccaacaagatgctggagctgctgactggagag gttcctataaggtgtcaggatgtcgctgtctatttctccatggaggagtgggagtatttagaaggacacaaggatctgtacaaggaggtgatgatggaggaccaccggcccctcacatcagcaagtaatagacatgactatatacacatggacttccattattt gtag